One genomic region from Evansella sp. LMS18 encodes:
- a CDS encoding Lrp/AsnC family transcriptional regulator gives MNSIISKTLDKVDIQILDILQKQAHVSNAEIARQVNLSSPAVHTRIKRLENEGYINQQVAVLNPEKLGFDLLCFVFISSNIHHSEKLDIIEEAFYQMPEVLECHCLTGEYDYLLKVANKDRRDLQAFIRKLNKLGITKIQTSLGLREIKYSNVLPILDDQNEEFVEK, from the coding sequence ATGAATTCAATCATTAGTAAAACACTCGATAAAGTAGACATTCAAATACTGGACATTCTGCAAAAACAGGCACATGTGAGCAATGCAGAAATCGCGAGACAAGTAAATTTGTCTTCTCCAGCTGTCCACACAAGAATTAAGCGGTTAGAAAACGAAGGGTATATCAATCAGCAGGTGGCCGTATTAAACCCTGAAAAACTAGGCTTTGATTTACTTTGCTTTGTTTTTATCAGCTCGAACATTCATCATTCGGAGAAACTGGATATTATCGAAGAGGCATTTTACCAAATGCCGGAGGTTTTAGAGTGCCACTGCTTGACCGGGGAATATGATTACTTACTTAAAGTTGCAAATAAAGACCGCAGAGACTTACAGGCGTTTATTCGGAAATTAAATAAGCTGGGGATTACAAAAATCCAGACCAGCTTAGGGCTGAGAGAAATCAAGTATTCCAATGTCCTGCCAATACTAGACGACCAGAATGAAGAGTTTGTAGAAAAATAG
- a CDS encoding MFS transporter — protein METQPLTKDRSIETNKVLLIIGILIVAVNLRPAITAVGPLISDIRTDMGITNGVAGIITTLPLLAFGVFSLAAPRLGYRFGNEMMIFAGLFTLLFGIIVRSTGFTATLFLGTAFVGIGIAIANVLLPSIVKTKYPGKIGLITGAYTTTMSAFAAIGTGVSIPLATGLNLGWEGALLFWSGLAVIGLVLWFPQVREARSAKEKADAAGKNKSKLPVPGTTIWRSSLAWQVTLFMGLQSFLFYGLITWLPVILHNSGGLPLSFSAWVVSIMQIAGLPMTFLTPILATRLKNQQGIVTMIAGLYVIGFIGLLVSEATWLFVVSAILIGLAQGSSISLALTMLGIRAANGKQAAELSGMAQSVGYGLAAVGPIIIGSILDITASGTIAVYVFIGVAVLKLFAGLGAARDRTV, from the coding sequence ATGGAAACCCAGCCTCTGACAAAAGATAGATCAATAGAGACGAACAAGGTGCTGTTAATTATCGGCATTCTTATCGTTGCGGTTAATCTTCGCCCGGCAATCACTGCAGTAGGCCCCTTGATAAGTGATATTAGAACAGACATGGGGATCACTAATGGCGTGGCGGGAATCATTACAACATTGCCGCTTCTTGCATTTGGAGTTTTCTCTCTTGCAGCTCCAAGACTTGGTTATCGTTTTGGTAATGAAATGATGATATTCGCAGGGCTCTTCACGTTGCTTTTTGGCATTATCGTACGTTCCACTGGGTTCACGGCGACTTTATTTTTAGGCACAGCATTCGTAGGAATTGGTATAGCGATAGCTAATGTCCTCTTGCCCAGTATTGTGAAAACGAAATATCCGGGAAAAATCGGGTTGATTACCGGAGCTTACACAACCACTATGTCCGCTTTTGCAGCTATTGGCACAGGGGTGAGTATTCCGCTGGCAACGGGATTAAATCTCGGCTGGGAAGGAGCACTTCTATTTTGGTCTGGACTGGCGGTTATCGGTCTAGTTCTGTGGTTTCCGCAAGTAAGGGAGGCGCGGTCTGCGAAGGAGAAAGCAGATGCTGCTGGGAAAAATAAAAGTAAGCTCCCTGTGCCAGGTACTACTATTTGGCGCTCCTCTCTTGCATGGCAGGTGACTTTGTTTATGGGGCTCCAATCCTTTCTGTTTTATGGATTAATTACCTGGCTGCCGGTAATCTTACATAACAGCGGTGGATTACCCCTTTCTTTTTCCGCATGGGTGGTGTCAATCATGCAAATCGCAGGGCTCCCAATGACATTTCTTACCCCGATTTTAGCAACGCGGCTTAAAAACCAGCAGGGCATCGTAACGATGATTGCTGGGTTATATGTTATTGGTTTCATAGGTTTGCTTGTTTCCGAGGCAACATGGTTATTTGTCGTGAGCGCAATTTTAATCGGCCTCGCGCAAGGCTCATCGATCAGCCTAGCCTTAACAATGCTTGGAATCAGGGCTGCCAACGGTAAACAGGCTGCGGAACTATCAGGGATGGCACAATCGGTAGGATACGGGCTGGCCGCAGTGGGACCAATAATCATAGGGTCAATCCTGGATATCACTGCTTCGGGCACGATAGCGGTCTACGTCTTTATCGGAGTAGCCGTTCTTAAATTATTTGCAGGGCTAGGTGCGGCCAGGGACCGGACGGTTTGA
- the shc gene encoding squalene--hopene cyclase: MGLTEKVDLKMEQLVRGFQNRQDEDGAWRYYLGTGTSMDAYMIIFLKSLKLGEDWLVDELCRRIRSKQAENGAWKLYQDEEGNLEATAEAYFALLYAGNSRKSDQHMRKAREFILSRGGLGRVNSFLTQFFLAVTGQLPWKKTVTLPPEFILLPNWFPINLFDIAGHSRVHFVPLMVLSSRKFTVKHEGTPDISELYIKGKDNSSKLAAFNFLTAALRSGSKFVPVLPAYLTKKSEKRAEKYMLDRIEEDGTLQSYGTATMMMIYALIALGWPKDSSVVKNAVNGLKSFAWKMREGTHIQLTTSTVWDTAIISYAVQQAGKVHESQAVQRAASYLLSRQHTKSGDWKMKSPKAAPGGWGFSDINTIYPDVDTAVAALRVIKQSDGKDPGNLGQSWKRGLDWVLKMQNPDGGWPAFERKTNKKLLAKFPVEAAESYVIDLSTPDLTGRVLSFLCEDADFSGESNVVQKGVNWLLKQQEADGSWFGRWGISYIHGTSAAVIGLLAAGVNRNHPAIRSGVAWVESKQNPDGGWGESCSSDIHRKYIPLGASTPIQTAWAVEMLLEYYGEETESVRRGIEFLTQSFKKEDWRVNYPMGGGIPGSIYFFYEMMNDAWTLIVLGKYRGACHHPNNLVSR, translated from the coding sequence ATGGGGCTGACTGAGAAAGTGGATTTGAAGATGGAACAACTGGTTCGGGGTTTTCAAAACAGGCAGGATGAGGATGGCGCATGGCGCTATTATTTGGGCACGGGCACCTCGATGGATGCGTACATGATTATTTTTTTGAAATCATTAAAGCTCGGGGAAGACTGGCTGGTGGATGAACTGTGCCGGAGAATCCGGAGCAAGCAGGCAGAAAACGGGGCATGGAAACTATACCAGGATGAAGAGGGGAACCTGGAGGCGACTGCGGAGGCCTATTTTGCGCTGCTTTATGCCGGGAACAGCCGCAAAAGTGATCAGCATATGAGAAAAGCAAGGGAATTTATTTTATCCAGGGGTGGATTGGGAAGAGTCAATTCGTTCCTGACGCAGTTCTTTCTGGCGGTAACAGGGCAGCTTCCGTGGAAAAAAACAGTCACTCTTCCGCCGGAATTTATCCTTCTTCCAAACTGGTTTCCGATAAATTTATTCGATATTGCAGGTCATTCCAGGGTCCATTTCGTTCCTCTTATGGTTTTATCCAGCCGGAAATTCACCGTTAAACATGAAGGAACTCCTGATATTAGCGAGCTCTATATAAAAGGAAAGGATAATTCCAGTAAACTGGCGGCTTTCAACTTTTTGACGGCAGCTCTGAGATCAGGTTCCAAATTCGTCCCAGTTCTTCCCGCGTATTTAACTAAGAAGTCCGAAAAACGAGCTGAAAAGTATATGCTGGACAGAATTGAGGAAGACGGGACGCTGCAGAGCTATGGAACTGCTACTATGATGATGATATACGCACTGATTGCCCTTGGCTGGCCAAAGGATTCCTCGGTGGTCAAAAATGCTGTCAATGGCCTGAAGTCGTTCGCCTGGAAAATGAGAGAAGGAACGCATATTCAGCTCACTACCTCCACCGTATGGGACACAGCGATAATAAGTTATGCGGTACAACAGGCAGGAAAGGTTCATGAGAGCCAGGCAGTGCAAAGGGCCGCCAGCTATTTGCTGTCACGGCAGCATACAAAGTCCGGGGACTGGAAAATGAAAAGCCCGAAAGCAGCACCAGGCGGCTGGGGATTCTCCGATATAAACACTATATATCCGGATGTGGATACTGCCGTCGCAGCATTGCGGGTGATAAAGCAGTCTGACGGGAAGGATCCGGGCAATTTGGGCCAGTCCTGGAAGCGAGGCCTAGACTGGGTGTTAAAAATGCAAAACCCTGATGGAGGCTGGCCGGCTTTTGAAAGAAAAACAAATAAAAAGTTGTTGGCAAAGTTTCCTGTGGAAGCGGCGGAAAGCTATGTTATTGATTTATCCACTCCTGATCTCACTGGCAGGGTGCTCAGTTTTTTATGCGAAGACGCAGATTTTTCAGGGGAAAGCAATGTGGTTCAAAAAGGGGTAAACTGGCTTCTGAAGCAGCAGGAGGCAGATGGGTCCTGGTTCGGGCGCTGGGGAATCTCTTATATCCATGGGACAAGTGCGGCAGTCATCGGGCTGCTTGCCGCCGGTGTGAATCGTAATCATCCCGCGATTCGGTCTGGGGTTGCCTGGGTCGAGAGCAAACAGAATCCCGACGGCGGCTGGGGAGAATCCTGCAGCTCGGATATACACAGAAAATATATTCCGTTAGGCGCAAGTACTCCAATCCAGACAGCCTGGGCTGTAGAAATGCTGCTGGAGTACTATGGGGAAGAGACAGAGTCTGTCAGGCGGGGAATTGAATTTCTGACACAGTCATTTAAGAAGGAGGACTGGCGGGTGAATTACCCTATGGGCGGCGGAATTCCAGGAAGCATTTACTTTTTCTATGAAATGATGAATGACGCCTGGACACTGATCGTGCTGGGGAAATATAGGGGTGCCTGTCACCACCCGAATAATCTTGTTTCACGGTGA
- a CDS encoding general stress protein translates to MSSPKFKVFHNDETLSESISKLRKDGVRDDDIYVLSHDNDHERRTRKETDANKIGVSETGVGTAVKNVFRSKGDKLRSKMMEIGFDSDKAGELEEELDKGKSLLVVTNQDKVEF, encoded by the coding sequence ATGAGCAGTCCAAAATTTAAGGTATTTCATAATGATGAAACGTTAAGCGAATCAATTAGCAAGCTTAGAAAAGATGGTGTCCGGGATGATGACATTTATGTCCTTTCCCATGATAATGACCATGAAAGAAGAACCCGGAAAGAAACAGATGCCAATAAGATTGGAGTAAGTGAAACCGGTGTTGGAACTGCAGTGAAAAATGTCTTCCGCAGCAAAGGAGACAAGCTCCGCTCCAAAATGATGGAAATCGGATTTGACTCCGATAAAGCGGGAGAGTTAGAAGAAGAGCTTGATAAAGGAAAGTCGCTTCTTGTTGTCACAAACCAGGATAAAGTAGAGTTTTAA
- a CDS encoding RidA family protein — MSKLRGNDNPVPQGKYVPASRFGDIIYTAGMTPRKNGELIQVGKVLSEEPISTYKEAVRQAAVNALTAARNTLTDQESLKQILSLTVYINAEETFSGHAGIADFASEYLYENLGDAGIGSRAAIGVASLPGNAPVEVQIIAAVIS, encoded by the coding sequence GTGAGTAAATTAAGAGGGAATGATAATCCTGTTCCACAGGGGAAATATGTCCCGGCATCACGGTTTGGCGACATTATCTATACCGCCGGCATGACACCAAGGAAAAATGGCGAACTGATTCAAGTTGGAAAAGTTCTTTCTGAAGAACCTATTTCCACTTATAAAGAAGCGGTCAGGCAAGCCGCTGTCAATGCATTGACTGCTGCCAGGAACACACTTACAGACCAAGAAAGTTTAAAGCAAATCCTCTCACTTACCGTCTATATTAACGCCGAAGAGACATTCAGCGGCCATGCAGGAATAGCGGACTTTGCTTCTGAATATCTGTACGAAAATTTAGGAGATGCTGGTATAGGAAGCCGGGCAGCGATAGGTGTTGCCTCCTTACCAGGCAACGCGCCCGTTGAGGTTCAAATAATTGCGGCAGTCATTTCGTAG
- a CDS encoding pyridoxal phosphate-dependent aminotransferase — MDFLEKKFAKLGAENAPGQEGRQKIKEIEMRGEKLTGTPVDFSHGDVDAFEPIPGSLDDFIEGVHIGGKQAYTEYRGSKTIREDTAQKLAQFTGANIDADQNLIITPGTQGALFLAMGSTVARGDKVAIVAPDYFANRKLVEFFDGEVVPVKMDYFDTTTGAGLDLTQLEDAFKAGVRLFLFSNPNNPTGVIYSEDEINGIGKLAQQYGVTVIADELYSRQIFEGKTYTHLCAQNTIDPEKVLTIMGPSKTESLSGYRLGVAFGSSEIIDRMEKLQAIVSLRAGGYSQAVMKSWFSEPEGWMAERIAQHQAIRDDLLTTLRTADGFKVRATEAGSYLFPRIPELDITIEEFVKVLRLQAGVIVTPGTEFGSQFTDSFRINFSQDHKAAVAAMERLVKIVELYRL, encoded by the coding sequence ATGGATTTTTTAGAGAAAAAGTTTGCAAAGCTTGGGGCTGAAAATGCGCCTGGGCAGGAAGGCCGCCAGAAAATAAAGGAAATCGAAATGCGCGGGGAGAAACTTACCGGTACTCCGGTGGACTTTTCACACGGTGATGTTGATGCCTTTGAGCCAATTCCCGGCTCTTTAGATGACTTTATTGAAGGTGTTCACATTGGTGGAAAGCAGGCTTATACAGAATATCGGGGCAGTAAAACAATCCGTGAAGATACTGCTCAAAAGCTTGCTCAGTTTACAGGTGCAAATATTGATGCCGATCAAAATCTTATCATCACTCCGGGAACGCAAGGAGCGCTTTTCCTGGCAATGGGATCCACTGTCGCAAGAGGAGACAAGGTAGCTATTGTAGCACCAGACTATTTTGCCAACAGAAAATTAGTTGAGTTCTTTGATGGGGAAGTTGTTCCTGTCAAAATGGACTATTTTGATACCACCACAGGGGCAGGTCTGGACTTAACTCAGCTGGAAGACGCTTTTAAAGCGGGAGTCAGGCTGTTTTTGTTTTCAAACCCTAACAATCCTACAGGCGTAATCTATTCAGAAGATGAAATTAACGGAATTGGAAAGCTTGCACAGCAATATGGAGTAACAGTCATAGCCGATGAATTATACTCCCGCCAGATTTTTGAGGGTAAGACTTATACCCACCTATGCGCCCAGAATACAATAGACCCTGAAAAGGTACTTACGATTATGGGGCCATCGAAAACAGAGTCGCTGAGCGGGTATCGATTAGGTGTAGCATTCGGCTCTTCTGAAATTATTGACCGGATGGAAAAGCTGCAGGCCATTGTGTCCCTTCGTGCAGGGGGGTACAGCCAGGCGGTTATGAAATCCTGGTTTTCAGAACCAGAAGGCTGGATGGCTGAAAGGATTGCGCAGCATCAGGCAATTCGTGACGATCTGCTTACAACGCTGCGTACTGCGGATGGATTCAAAGTGAGAGCCACAGAGGCAGGCAGTTATCTCTTTCCGAGAATCCCAGAATTAGATATTACAATAGAGGAATTCGTGAAGGTTCTTCGCCTTCAGGCCGGTGTCATCGTAACGCCTGGTACAGAGTTTGGTTCCCAATTCACAGACAGCTTCCGTATCAACTTTTCACAAGATCATAAAGCAGCCGTGGCAGCTATGGAACGTCTGGTTAAGATAGTGGAGCTGTATCGCCTGTGA
- a CDS encoding oxaloacetate decarboxylase codes for MNVRERLVKQLSDGEFITAPGAYDALGAKMIEETGFPAVYMTGAGVSYSSLGKPDLGLLTLTEMAQRAAYMSEAINIPIIADADTGFGNPLNVIRTVREYERAGVSVIQIEDQDFPKKCGHMKNKKLVPTEDMVQKIYAAVDARTDADFLIMARTDARGVEGLEEALERGERYKEAGADIVFIEAPQSVEELREIPARLKDVYLIANMVEGGKTPIIDAHTLHEFGFSLSIYPNALTRFIVPQVMKLLKNLKEKGTTSDFHSEMYMFNELNELVGLSYFESIQEKYKTTL; via the coding sequence ATGAACGTAAGGGAACGATTGGTAAAACAGTTATCTGACGGAGAGTTTATTACCGCTCCTGGTGCTTATGATGCACTCGGTGCAAAAATGATTGAAGAAACTGGTTTTCCTGCTGTTTACATGACCGGTGCAGGAGTCTCCTATTCTTCTTTAGGAAAGCCTGACCTTGGCCTATTAACCTTAACTGAAATGGCGCAACGGGCAGCTTATATGTCTGAGGCCATAAACATTCCAATTATTGCTGATGCTGATACAGGCTTTGGTAATCCTCTCAACGTGATTCGAACAGTTAGAGAATATGAAAGAGCAGGTGTCAGTGTCATCCAAATAGAGGATCAAGATTTCCCTAAAAAGTGTGGCCATATGAAAAATAAAAAGCTGGTCCCCACAGAGGACATGGTTCAAAAAATTTACGCTGCTGTTGATGCCCGTACCGATGCTGACTTTCTCATTATGGCCAGAACAGATGCCAGAGGCGTAGAAGGACTCGAAGAAGCACTTGAGCGTGGTGAAAGGTACAAAGAAGCTGGGGCTGATATCGTATTTATTGAGGCTCCACAATCAGTGGAAGAATTAAGAGAGATCCCTGCACGTTTAAAAGATGTCTATCTCATTGCCAATATGGTTGAAGGTGGTAAGACTCCAATCATTGATGCTCATACATTACACGAGTTTGGCTTTTCTCTTTCAATCTACCCTAATGCGCTGACACGCTTTATCGTGCCTCAAGTTATGAAACTATTAAAAAATTTAAAAGAAAAAGGAACCACTTCTGATTTTCATTCTGAAATGTACATGTTTAACGAGCTAAATGAATTAGTTGGTTTATCATATTTTGAAAGCATACAAGAAAAATATAAAACCACTTTATAA
- a CDS encoding tripartite tricarboxylate transporter substrate binding protein gives MKNYFRGSLLTFSMVAILTACGSEESNKDAAASDEGHDEFPTENITLTVPYDTGGTSDRIARGITKTLSDEIGSAVTVENVLGGSGIVGTTGYLNQKDSDGHHLLFLSHPHFEGSVIRSGEFSYDDFDMVGIVHDSPIALWVNADAGFETAEEFITELQNNPGKYRYGGLAGSYSDVTAKIFNDRFAIDAAGVPYDGGGELRTSVLSGETDYIMTDIEGTIAGAGEDLIPLLTFSGERYHLTEDVPTMNEVLEEMGQEPDFPAQSNMKSIMIHKDVKENHPERYDSIINAFDKAMTDEDLLSEFETQGIFLGWIPGDEGLEIAQEAASSIEENRELFE, from the coding sequence ATGAAAAATTATTTTAGAGGAAGCTTATTAACATTTAGCATGGTCGCGATTCTAACTGCCTGTGGCAGCGAAGAAAGTAACAAAGATGCTGCAGCTAGTGATGAGGGGCATGATGAATTCCCAACAGAGAACATTACACTAACAGTTCCCTATGATACTGGCGGAACATCAGACCGTATCGCCCGCGGAATTACGAAAACGCTTTCAGACGAAATCGGTTCAGCTGTGACAGTTGAAAATGTTTTAGGTGGAAGTGGAATTGTTGGAACGACTGGTTACCTAAATCAAAAAGATTCAGATGGCCATCATTTATTATTCCTGTCACACCCTCATTTCGAAGGCAGCGTCATTAGGAGTGGTGAGTTTAGTTATGACGACTTCGACATGGTTGGAATTGTACATGATTCACCAATCGCATTATGGGTCAACGCAGATGCTGGCTTCGAAACTGCAGAAGAATTCATTACAGAATTGCAAAATAATCCAGGGAAATATCGCTACGGAGGGCTTGCTGGCTCTTATTCTGATGTGACAGCAAAAATATTTAATGATCGTTTTGCTATTGATGCTGCTGGAGTACCATATGATGGCGGCGGTGAGTTGCGAACTTCTGTCCTGTCAGGTGAAACGGATTACATCATGACGGATATTGAGGGAACAATTGCTGGTGCTGGAGAAGATTTAATTCCGCTTCTTACTTTCTCAGGGGAACGCTATCACCTTACAGAAGATGTCCCTACAATGAATGAAGTATTAGAAGAAATGGGGCAAGAACCAGACTTCCCTGCTCAATCAAATATGAAATCGATCATGATTCATAAAGACGTCAAAGAAAATCATCCAGAACGTTATGATTCTATCATTAATGCCTTTGATAAAGCCATGACAGATGAAGACCTCCTCTCAGAATTTGAAACACAAGGCATTTTTCTTGGCTGGATACCAGGTGATGAGGGGCTTGAGATTGCACAAGAAGCCGCTTCTTCCATAGAAGAGAACCGAGAATTATTCGAATAA
- a CDS encoding tripartite tricarboxylate transporter TctB family protein: protein MLKETGNLLLLVVILGLGTAYYFDVLTLPNREEQLIVKILFYLLIILVLFEFSKSLFKFAAGRKKQDRSKKQLQDLRTLLTNKPMILSLMMIGYLVLIPLIGFFVSSFVFLLFLNFHLGNRKVKELFVIPGAVLIFTYFLFVQLLNIRLPAGILV, encoded by the coding sequence ATGTTAAAAGAAACAGGGAACCTTCTATTATTAGTAGTGATATTAGGGCTGGGTACGGCCTATTACTTTGATGTGTTGACTCTTCCCAACCGGGAAGAGCAGCTCATCGTCAAAATCTTGTTTTACCTCTTAATCATTCTCGTATTATTTGAGTTTTCAAAAAGTCTGTTTAAATTCGCAGCAGGACGAAAGAAACAAGATAGATCGAAGAAGCAATTACAAGACTTACGGACTTTGCTAACAAATAAACCAATGATTCTTTCTCTCATGATGATCGGGTATCTCGTGCTGATTCCCTTAATCGGTTTCTTTGTTTCATCCTTTGTCTTCTTACTCTTCCTTAACTTTCACCTTGGAAACAGAAAGGTAAAGGAACTATTTGTTATCCCTGGTGCAGTTCTAATTTTCACATACTTCCTATTCGTTCAATTACTGAATATTCGCTTGCCAGCTGGGATTCTGGTCTAG